One region of Pseudomonas glycinae genomic DNA includes:
- a CDS encoding TonB-dependent receptor: protein MIHFSPVKSPLSLALLLAINTLPAIAADSSATEPTTQLQRIEVTGTAIRRVDAETAVPVTILRVEELQKQGVTTTEELVSRISANQSSVGSGRSVGSSSGGASYADLRGIGPNKTLVLLNGRRLSNNATNAINGSGVDLNTIPFAAIDRVEVLRDGASALYGTDAIGGVINFITKTSLTEGQISTSYDTPTHSGGGESRNVSGSWGFGDLQDDRFNVFGVVSYDKQNRLAADDRGYTYNYQPGRGLDYTSGTASPANWSQGSNATNPLAGSGCNAPGLLSRNGICRQSLWNYLDLVPETEKTSAFAKATGKLSDDHNVSLEYFWARNENRTQIGPGTLMGNQVNPGTAFYPGNGITPGPSGFALDPTQPVDVNWRETAVGARQHEDDNTGQRLLLSFDGTLVGWDYNLGASYNQNKVVNTIRSGYVNDRAVSQGIANGVITPFGAQTAAGSALLAANGVNGDYATAVGRVKAIDGRISREIGDWFGAGPSALALGGEYRKEDFHQDFAAFAGDVQSLGVDPNGSVQGDRSVSAQYAEVNVPVLDSLELSAAVRHDKYSDFGSTTNPKYSFRFQPFKELVVRGAYSEGFRAPSLYELYNPTFTSFTNANYNDPRLCAGGNPSNGGIANRDCAQQFNRTSGGNTDLSPETARNVTLGFVYQPFDRLTTGLDFWWIDIANQIAEFPESAVFENPELYPERLIRKPDGSIDHIVTGLANLGKIKTNGVDVSFDYRLPSTPYGDFGIGLQGTYVTRYDYQQQLKGDYIDKLGDFRGGDFASAGAVARWRHSLTGSWNYGPLGASLTNRYTSGYHDSDRETHDYVGSYNVWDVAGTYTWRKTLAVTLGVKNLFDREPPFSNQTYTFQSGYDPKYGDPFGRTLYTRVNYKF from the coding sequence ATGATCCATTTTTCACCCGTTAAATCCCCTTTGAGCCTGGCCTTGCTGCTGGCGATCAACACATTGCCGGCGATTGCTGCCGACAGCAGTGCTACAGAACCGACCACCCAGTTGCAACGGATCGAAGTCACCGGCACCGCGATTCGTCGGGTCGATGCCGAAACCGCTGTGCCTGTCACCATCCTGCGGGTCGAGGAATTGCAGAAGCAGGGCGTGACCACCACCGAAGAGCTGGTCAGCCGTATCTCTGCCAACCAGTCGTCCGTAGGCTCCGGGCGTTCGGTGGGTTCTTCCAGCGGCGGCGCGTCTTATGCGGACTTGCGTGGCATTGGCCCGAACAAGACTTTGGTGCTGCTCAACGGTCGGCGTCTGAGCAACAACGCGACCAATGCGATCAATGGCTCTGGCGTCGACCTCAACACCATCCCGTTCGCTGCCATCGACCGGGTGGAGGTGCTGCGCGATGGCGCCTCGGCGCTATACGGCACCGATGCCATCGGTGGGGTGATCAACTTCATCACCAAGACCAGCCTCACCGAAGGCCAGATCAGCACCAGCTACGACACTCCGACCCACTCCGGTGGCGGTGAAAGCCGTAACGTCAGCGGCAGTTGGGGTTTTGGTGATTTGCAGGATGATCGCTTCAACGTTTTCGGCGTGGTGAGCTACGACAAGCAGAATCGCCTGGCGGCCGACGATCGCGGCTACACCTATAACTACCAGCCGGGACGCGGACTCGATTACACCTCCGGCACGGCATCGCCCGCCAACTGGAGCCAGGGCAGTAACGCCACCAACCCGCTGGCCGGTTCCGGTTGCAATGCGCCGGGGCTGTTGTCACGCAACGGCATCTGCCGCCAGAGCCTGTGGAATTACCTGGATCTGGTGCCGGAAACCGAAAAGACCTCCGCGTTCGCCAAGGCCACCGGCAAGCTGTCGGATGATCACAACGTCAGCCTCGAATACTTCTGGGCGCGCAACGAAAACCGAACGCAGATCGGCCCCGGCACTTTGATGGGCAATCAGGTCAATCCCGGCACGGCGTTCTATCCGGGTAACGGTATTACGCCCGGCCCGAGCGGTTTTGCCCTCGACCCGACGCAACCGGTGGACGTGAACTGGCGTGAAACCGCCGTCGGTGCCCGGCAGCATGAAGATGACAACACCGGTCAGCGCCTGCTGTTGAGCTTCGATGGCACGCTGGTGGGGTGGGATTACAACCTCGGCGCGTCGTACAACCAGAACAAGGTGGTCAACACGATTCGCAGCGGTTACGTGAACGACCGCGCCGTCAGCCAGGGCATCGCCAACGGTGTGATCACCCCGTTCGGCGCGCAGACCGCTGCCGGTTCGGCATTACTGGCAGCCAACGGGGTAAATGGCGATTACGCGACGGCAGTGGGCCGGGTCAAGGCGATTGACGGGCGCATTAGCCGCGAGATCGGCGACTGGTTCGGTGCAGGGCCTTCGGCGCTGGCGCTGGGCGGTGAGTACCGCAAGGAAGATTTCCATCAGGATTTCGCCGCGTTTGCCGGCGACGTGCAGAGCCTGGGCGTCGATCCCAACGGCAGTGTGCAAGGCGATCGCAGCGTCTCGGCCCAATACGCTGAGGTCAACGTGCCGGTGCTCGACAGCCTTGAATTATCCGCCGCGGTGCGCCACGACAAGTACAGCGATTTCGGCAGCACCACCAACCCGAAGTACTCGTTCCGCTTCCAGCCCTTCAAGGAACTGGTGGTGCGTGGCGCCTACAGTGAAGGCTTCCGTGCGCCGTCGCTTTATGAGTTGTACAACCCGACGTTTACCTCGTTCACCAATGCCAACTACAACGACCCGCGCCTGTGCGCCGGTGGCAACCCGAGCAACGGCGGGATCGCCAACCGCGACTGCGCCCAGCAGTTCAATCGCACCTCCGGCGGCAACACCGACCTGAGCCCGGAAACTGCGCGCAACGTCACCCTCGGTTTCGTTTATCAGCCGTTTGATCGACTGACCACCGGGCTGGATTTCTGGTGGATCGACATCGCCAACCAGATCGCCGAATTCCCAGAATCGGCGGTGTTCGAAAACCCGGAGCTGTACCCGGAGCGCCTGATCCGCAAGCCTGATGGTTCCATCGATCACATCGTCACCGGCCTCGCCAACCTCGGCAAGATCAAGACCAACGGCGTCGACGTGAGCTTCGACTATCGTCTGCCGAGCACACCGTACGGCGATTTCGGCATCGGTCTGCAAGGCACTTACGTCACCCGTTACGACTATCAGCAGCAGCTCAAGGGCGACTACATCGACAAGCTCGGCGATTTTCGTGGCGGCGACTTTGCTTCGGCCGGCGCCGTGGCTCGTTGGCGTCACAGCCTGACCGGCAGCTGGAACTACGGTCCGCTCGGTGCCAGCCTGACCAACCGCTACACCAGCGGTTACCACGACTCGGATCGCGAGACTCACGACTACGTCGGCTCGTACAACGTCTGGGACGTGGCCGGCACATACACCTGGCGCAAGACCCTGGCGGTGACCCTCGGGGTGAAAAACCTGTTCGACCGCGAGCCACCATTCAGCAACCAGACCTACACGTTCCAGAGCGGCTATGACCCGAAATACGGCGACCCGTTTGGCCGCACGCTGTACACGCGGGTCAATTACAAGTTCTGA
- a CDS encoding extracellular solute-binding protein: MFSRVILFSVGLSLSPAPFAAPQHALTVYGEAPKYAPDFQHLAYANPDAPKGGTLRRSSLESGPFDHLIPYIDKGTGVADIDGWLYAPLAYRSEDEPYSVYGLVAQRMELDADRRWLRFYLNPKAQFEDGTPITAEDVRYTFELFTTQGSLKYRQQFRDVAEVQVESPTQVRFVFKNNESRTLPLDLATLPVLPEHWWRTRNFADGAGFEIPPGSGPYKVSAVDAGRSVRFQRIKDWWGRDLPITRGLYNFDQLSVEFFADTDVSRQVLKAGGFDYNREFSATSYTIGYAGAALEQGKLLREHLAPGAAQGAQGFAFNLQKPVFQDRRVRQAIAMLWDFEWSNRQMMRSMYLRQRSFFSHSALSATELPDAEELKILEPWRGKIPDEVFSQVFEAPRTDGSGNIRAQQLQALKLLEAAGWTPRGDQLVNAAGEPLRFTFLNGQKGFERLLLPFKRNLAQIGIGFDIRQVDTAQYTNRVRSRDYDMIVVGYPVSQAPGRELFNYFGSDGADDPGSNNYMVLRDPAVDALLEGVVQADNRESLLRHAHALDRVLQWGYYWIPNYYPPGISTVWWNRFGRPAIAPLYDAGLDTWWEISPTALTATQMQQQQKEYAHVGL, from the coding sequence ATGTTTTCCAGAGTCATTCTGTTCAGCGTCGGTCTGTCGCTGAGCCCGGCGCCGTTCGCGGCGCCCCAGCACGCCCTCACGGTCTACGGCGAAGCCCCGAAATACGCCCCGGACTTCCAGCACCTGGCCTATGCCAACCCCGACGCGCCCAAGGGTGGAACCTTGCGCCGCTCTTCGCTGGAGAGCGGCCCGTTCGATCACCTGATTCCCTACATCGACAAAGGCACCGGCGTTGCCGACATCGACGGCTGGCTCTATGCGCCGCTGGCCTACCGCAGCGAAGACGAGCCCTACAGCGTCTACGGTCTGGTGGCGCAACGGATGGAACTGGACGCGGACCGGCGCTGGCTGCGCTTTTACCTCAACCCCAAGGCACAGTTCGAGGACGGCACGCCGATCACCGCCGAAGACGTGCGCTACACCTTCGAACTGTTCACCACTCAGGGTAGCCTCAAATATCGCCAACAGTTTCGCGATGTCGCCGAGGTGCAGGTCGAGTCGCCGACCCAGGTGCGTTTCGTGTTCAAGAACAACGAGAGCCGTACCTTGCCGCTGGATCTGGCGACGTTGCCGGTGCTGCCCGAGCATTGGTGGCGCACACGCAATTTCGCCGATGGCGCAGGCTTCGAGATTCCGCCGGGCAGCGGGCCGTACAAGGTCAGCGCGGTGGATGCCGGGCGCAGCGTGAGGTTTCAGCGGATCAAGGACTGGTGGGGCAGGGATCTGCCGATCACTCGCGGGCTCTACAACTTCGATCAATTGAGCGTGGAGTTCTTTGCCGACACGGACGTGTCGCGACAAGTGCTCAAGGCCGGTGGCTTTGATTACAACCGCGAGTTTTCCGCCACCAGTTACACCATCGGTTACGCCGGGGCGGCGCTGGAGCAGGGCAAGTTGCTGCGTGAACACCTCGCACCCGGCGCCGCGCAAGGTGCCCAGGGATTTGCGTTCAACTTGCAGAAGCCGGTGTTTCAGGATCGCCGAGTGCGGCAGGCGATCGCCATGCTCTGGGATTTCGAATGGAGCAACCGGCAGATGATGCGCAGTATGTACCTGCGTCAGCGCAGCTTCTTTTCCCACAGTGCGTTGTCGGCCACCGAGCTGCCGGATGCCGAGGAACTGAAAATCCTCGAACCGTGGCGCGGCAAGATTCCTGATGAAGTCTTTAGCCAGGTATTCGAAGCGCCGCGCACCGACGGCAGCGGCAACATCCGCGCGCAACAATTGCAGGCGCTGAAACTGTTGGAGGCCGCCGGCTGGACACCCCGAGGCGATCAACTGGTGAATGCCGCCGGCGAGCCGCTGCGATTCACCTTTCTCAACGGCCAGAAGGGATTTGAGCGTCTGCTGCTGCCGTTCAAACGCAACCTGGCGCAGATCGGCATCGGTTTCGATATTCGTCAGGTCGACACCGCGCAATACACCAACCGCGTACGCAGCCGCGACTACGACATGATCGTCGTCGGTTACCCGGTGAGTCAGGCGCCGGGGCGCGAGCTGTTCAACTATTTCGGCTCCGACGGCGCTGATGATCCCGGCTCCAACAACTACATGGTGCTGCGCGACCCGGCGGTGGATGCGCTGCTTGAAGGCGTGGTGCAGGCCGACAATCGCGAGAGCCTGCTGCGCCACGCCCATGCGCTGGATCGGGTGTTGCAGTGGGGCTATTACTGGATTCCCAACTACTACCCGCCGGGGATTTCCACGGTGTGGTGGAACCGCTTCGGTCGCCCGGCAATTGCGCCGCTGTACGACGCCGGCCTCGACACCTGGTGGGAAATCAGCCCGACCGCGCTGACCGCGACGCAAATGCAGCAACAGCAAAAGGAGTACGCCCATGTGGGGTTATAG
- a CDS encoding microcin C ABC transporter permease YejB has protein sequence MWGYSLRRLLLIVPTLLAILLVNFVIVQAAPGGPVEQAIARLQGIGVGAAVGASHVESIGGESRATRGLDPKLVAEIERQYGFDKSAGERLWLMLKSYAQLDFGKSFFRGATVTELIWQKLPVTLSLGLWATLITYLVSIPLGIRKAVHNGSAFDVWSSAAIIIGYAMPGFLFALLLIVVFAGGTALDWFPVRGLVSDNFTELSLWGKVADYFWHLVLPVSALVIGGFATLTILTKNSFLNEISRLYVVTARAKGLSERQVLYGHVFRNAMLLVVAGLPQALVTVFFGGSLLIEVIFSLDGLGRLSYEAAVSRDYPVVFGSLFIFTLFGLLIKLLGDLCYTLVDPRIDFTARTA, from the coding sequence ATGTGGGGTTATAGCCTGCGGCGTCTGCTGCTGATCGTGCCAACCTTGCTGGCGATTCTGCTGGTGAACTTCGTGATCGTGCAGGCCGCGCCCGGTGGCCCGGTCGAGCAGGCTATCGCCCGATTGCAGGGGATCGGTGTCGGTGCGGCGGTGGGTGCCAGCCATGTCGAAAGCATTGGCGGCGAGTCCCGCGCGACCCGTGGGCTGGACCCGAAACTGGTGGCCGAGATCGAGCGCCAGTACGGCTTCGATAAAAGCGCCGGCGAGCGCTTGTGGCTGATGCTCAAGAGCTATGCGCAACTGGATTTCGGCAAGAGTTTCTTCCGGGGCGCGACGGTGACCGAGCTGATCTGGCAGAAACTGCCGGTGACCTTGTCGTTGGGATTGTGGGCGACGCTGATCACTTATCTGGTATCGATTCCGCTGGGCATTCGCAAGGCCGTGCACAACGGTTCGGCGTTCGATGTCTGGAGCAGCGCGGCGATCATCATCGGCTATGCCATGCCGGGGTTTCTGTTTGCGCTGCTGCTGATTGTGGTGTTCGCCGGTGGTACGGCGCTGGACTGGTTCCCGGTGCGCGGGCTGGTCTCGGACAACTTCACCGAGCTGTCGCTGTGGGGCAAGGTTGCCGATTACTTCTGGCATCTGGTGTTGCCGGTCAGTGCGCTGGTGATCGGTGGCTTCGCGACGCTGACGATCCTGACCAAGAACAGCTTCCTCAACGAGATCTCGCGGCTGTACGTGGTCACGGCCCGAGCCAAAGGCCTGAGCGAACGCCAGGTGTTGTACGGGCATGTGTTTCGCAACGCGATGCTGCTGGTGGTGGCGGGATTGCCCCAGGCGTTGGTCACGGTGTTCTTCGGCGGCTCGCTGCTGATCGAAGTGATCTTCTCCCTCGACGGTCTCGGCCGCCTGAGTTACGAGGCAGCGGTGTCGCGGGATTACCCGGTGGTGTTCGGCTCGCTGTTCATCTTCACCCTGTTCGGGCTCCTGATAAAACTGCTGGGCGACCTGTGTTACACGCTGGTCGATCCGCGCATCGACTTCACCGCGAGGACTGCCTGA
- a CDS encoding ABC transporter permease, giving the protein MPTLSPIGQRRWARFKAHRRGWWSLWLFLALFGLSLGGELVANDKPLLVTYQGEWYFPAFKRYTEQDFGGELPFQPDYRSAQVRELIEGQGGRMWFAPIPFGYDTANYDLTEPAPSPPTAENWLGTDDQARDVLARVIFGTRVSLLFALALTAVSALIGIAAGALQGYYGGWVDLLGQRLLEVWSGLPVLYLLIILSGFVEPNFWWLLGIMALFSWLSLVDVVRAEFLRSRGLEYVKAARALGVGDVQVIVRHILPNAMSATLTYLPFILTGAIATLSALDFLGFGMPAGSASLGELIGQGKNNLQAPWLGLTAFFALALILSLLVFIGEACRDAFDPRT; this is encoded by the coding sequence ATGCCGACGCTTTCTCCCATCGGACAGCGCCGCTGGGCGCGGTTCAAGGCCCATCGGCGCGGCTGGTGGTCGTTGTGGCTGTTTCTCGCGCTGTTCGGCCTGAGCCTGGGCGGCGAACTGGTCGCCAACGACAAACCGTTGCTGGTGACGTATCAGGGCGAGTGGTATTTTCCGGCGTTCAAGCGCTACACCGAGCAGGATTTCGGCGGCGAGCTGCCGTTCCAGCCCGACTACCGCAGCGCCCAGGTGCGTGAATTGATCGAGGGGCAGGGCGGACGGATGTGGTTTGCGCCGATCCCGTTCGGCTACGACACGGCTAACTACGACCTCACTGAACCGGCCCCGAGCCCGCCCACCGCCGAAAACTGGCTGGGCACCGACGATCAGGCGCGGGACGTGCTGGCGCGGGTGATATTCGGCACGCGGGTCTCGCTGTTGTTCGCCCTGGCGTTGACGGCGGTGAGCGCGTTGATCGGTATCGCCGCCGGTGCCTTGCAGGGGTATTACGGCGGTTGGGTCGACTTGCTCGGGCAGCGTCTGCTGGAGGTCTGGTCGGGGCTGCCGGTGCTCTATCTGCTGATCATTCTGTCTGGCTTCGTCGAGCCGAACTTCTGGTGGTTGCTGGGGATCATGGCCCTGTTTTCGTGGCTAAGTCTGGTGGACGTGGTGCGCGCCGAGTTCCTGCGCAGCCGAGGACTTGAATACGTGAAAGCGGCGCGGGCGCTGGGTGTCGGCGACGTGCAGGTGATCGTGCGGCACATTCTGCCCAATGCCATGAGTGCGACCTTGACGTACCTGCCGTTCATCCTGACCGGGGCGATTGCGACGTTGTCGGCGCTGGATTTCCTTGGTTTCGGCATGCCCGCGGGCAGTGCTTCGCTGGGTGAGTTGATCGGTCAGGGCAAGAACAATCTGCAAGCACCATGGTTGGGGCTGACGGCATTTTTTGCCCTGGCGCTGATTCTTTCTTTACTCGTATTCATCGGCGAAGCCTGCCGTGATGCCTTCGACCCCAGGACTTGA
- a CDS encoding ABC transporter ATP-binding protein, with product MRKHLIEIRDLRVAFKGQEVVHGINFDICPGECLALVGESGSGKSVTAHSILQLLDPNITQIDGSIRYGGEELLGVHERYLRQLRGNRIAMIFQEPMSSLNPLHSIERQLGESLALHKGLAGAAARNRILELLELVGIQRPRERLKAYPHQLSGGQRQRVMIAMALACEPQLLIADEPTTALDVTVQRKILLLLKELQQRLGMALLIISHDLNLVRTIAQRVAVMRAGEIVEQASCEQLFRAPQHPYSIELLNAEPGGAALCRDAAEDLLKVRDLHVRFLLGGGWLRAKSYLHAVNGIDLNLQRGKTLGIVGESGSGKSTLGQAILRLIDADGSIRFKGEALEQLSGKRLRPLRKRLQVVFQDPFGSLSPRLCVEQIIAEGLQVHSDMTAFEREQAVIEVLKEVGLDPATRHRYPHEFSGGQRQRIAIARALVLKPDLILLDEPTSALDRTVQKQIVALLRRLQEEHGLTYLFISHDLAVVRALAHDLIVMKDGEVVERGETAGLFHSARHPYTRELLAASFVTPVTAETGSQEGRLSPTEQIR from the coding sequence ATGCGTAAACATCTGATCGAAATACGCGACCTGCGGGTAGCGTTCAAAGGGCAGGAAGTGGTGCACGGCATCAACTTCGACATTTGCCCGGGCGAATGCCTGGCGCTGGTGGGCGAGTCGGGTTCCGGCAAGTCGGTGACGGCCCACAGCATCCTGCAATTGCTGGACCCGAATATCACGCAGATCGACGGCAGCATCCGCTACGGCGGCGAAGAGTTGCTAGGGGTGCACGAGCGCTATCTACGGCAACTGCGCGGCAACCGCATCGCGATGATTTTTCAGGAGCCGATGAGTTCTCTAAATCCGTTGCACAGCATCGAGCGGCAACTCGGCGAAAGCCTGGCGTTGCACAAGGGACTGGCGGGCGCGGCGGCGCGCAATCGGATTCTGGAGCTGTTGGAATTGGTGGGCATTCAGCGTCCGCGCGAGCGGCTGAAAGCGTATCCGCATCAGCTCTCCGGCGGGCAGCGGCAGCGGGTGATGATCGCCATGGCTCTGGCGTGCGAGCCGCAATTGTTGATTGCCGATGAGCCGACCACGGCCCTCGACGTCACGGTGCAGCGCAAGATTCTGTTGCTGCTCAAGGAGCTGCAACAGCGGCTGGGTATGGCGCTGCTGATCATCAGTCACGACTTGAATCTGGTGCGCACCATCGCCCAGCGGGTGGCGGTGATGCGCGCGGGCGAAATCGTCGAACAGGCGAGCTGCGAGCAGTTGTTCCGTGCGCCGCAGCATCCCTACAGCATCGAATTGCTCAACGCCGAACCCGGTGGCGCGGCGTTGTGCCGTGATGCAGCGGAGGATTTGCTCAAGGTTCGTGATCTGCATGTGCGTTTTCTGCTGGGCGGCGGGTGGCTGCGGGCCAAGTCGTATCTGCACGCGGTCAACGGCATCGATTTGAACCTGCAGCGGGGCAAGACGCTGGGCATTGTCGGTGAGTCGGGCTCGGGCAAGTCCACGCTGGGTCAGGCGATCCTGCGTCTGATCGACGCCGACGGCAGCATCCGCTTCAAGGGGGAAGCGCTTGAGCAACTGAGCGGCAAGCGCTTGCGTCCGCTGCGCAAACGCCTGCAAGTGGTGTTTCAGGATCCGTTCGGCAGCCTCAGCCCGCGCTTGTGCGTGGAGCAAATCATTGCCGAAGGGTTGCAGGTGCATAGTGATATGACTGCTTTTGAGCGCGAACAGGCCGTGATCGAGGTATTGAAGGAGGTCGGACTCGACCCGGCGACGCGTCATCGCTATCCCCACGAGTTTTCCGGCGGGCAGCGACAACGCATCGCCATCGCTAGGGCGCTGGTGCTCAAGCCGGATCTGATCCTGCTCGATGAGCCGACCTCGGCACTGGATCGCACCGTGCAGAAGCAGATCGTCGCGTTGTTGCGCCGATTGCAGGAGGAGCACGGTCTGACTTATCTGTTCATCAGTCATGACCTGGCGGTGGTGCGGGCGCTGGCCCATGATCTGATCGTGATGAAGGATGGCGAGGTGGTGGAGCGTGGCGAAACGGCCGGGTTATTCCATTCGGCCCGGCACCCGTATACGCGGGAGCTGCTGGCGGCGTCGTTTGTGACACCGGTCACGGCAGAAACCGGCAGCCAGGAGGGCAGACTTTCACCCACGGAGCAGATCCGGTAA
- a CDS encoding PAAR domain-containing protein, translated as MAKPAARLSDLNACPITGHSTNPSTSGSPNVNINGMPVLRVGDTTACGDSVTEGIGNILINGKPIAFLGSATAHGGMIITGSGDVFVGTQVGEAPFTPIVTVPKHSERFQLVDENTGDAIPDMLYCIETGDGQRLVGHTDNHGNAARVFTANPTSITVQWGKEAAAHLDALGIDY; from the coding sequence ATGGCAAAACCTGCCGCGCGCCTCAGCGATCTCAATGCCTGCCCGATCACTGGACACAGTACCAACCCCAGCACCAGCGGTTCACCCAATGTGAACATCAATGGCATGCCCGTGCTGCGAGTCGGTGATACCACCGCCTGCGGTGACTCGGTCACCGAGGGCATCGGCAACATCCTGATCAATGGCAAGCCAATCGCCTTTCTTGGTAGCGCCACTGCCCATGGTGGAATGATCATTACCGGCTCCGGTGACGTTTTTGTCGGCACGCAGGTGGGCGAGGCTCCATTCACCCCGATCGTTACAGTGCCTAAACATAGCGAACGCTTCCAGTTGGTGGACGAGAACACCGGCGATGCCATTCCCGATATGCTTTATTGCATCGAAACCGGTGATGGCCAGCGTTTGGTCGGCCACACCGATAACCACGGCAATGCCGCGCGAGTGTTTACCGCCAATCCGACCTCCATAACCGTGCAATGGGGCAAGGAAGCAGCTGCGCATCTGGATGCTTTGGGTATCGATTACTAA
- a CDS encoding SCP2 sterol-binding domain-containing protein, giving the protein MTSVADAVKAMQAKFNPAAAAGLDLVFGFNITDEDKQYALIVKDGTCDIQEGENPDANCTLVLDSETLKGIVSGETDGMQAFMGGKLRVEGDMMLSMKLSELFPA; this is encoded by the coding sequence ATGACCTCCGTAGCTGATGCCGTAAAAGCAATGCAAGCCAAGTTCAACCCAGCCGCCGCTGCCGGTCTGGATCTGGTCTTCGGTTTCAACATCACTGACGAAGACAAGCAATACGCCCTGATCGTCAAAGACGGCACCTGCGATATCCAGGAAGGCGAAAACCCGGATGCCAACTGCACGCTGGTGCTGGACAGCGAAACCCTCAAAGGCATCGTCAGCGGCGAAACCGATGGCATGCAGGCGTTCATGGGCGGCAAGCTGCGCGTTGAAGGCGACATGATGCTGTCGATGAAACTGTCCGAGCTGTTTCCGGCGTAA
- a CDS encoding histidine phosphatase family protein has protein sequence MGSIYLIRHGQASFGADDYDVLSPTGVRQAEILGRHLAELGISFDRCLSGDLRRQQHTANSALEQFAAVGLSVPVLEIDSAFNEFDADAVIRALLPAMLPEEPEALEILRNAAQNRGEFQRIFALIIERWLAGTYDTPGLESWLGFVERVQAGLQRILEQADNTQKIAVFTSGGTITALLHLITQMPARQAFELNWQIVNTSLNQLKFRGREVALASFNSHAHLQLLKAPELITFR, from the coding sequence GTGGGCAGCATCTACTTGATTCGACATGGCCAGGCCTCCTTCGGTGCAGACGACTATGACGTCCTGTCGCCGACCGGTGTACGCCAGGCAGAAATCCTCGGCCGTCACCTCGCCGAACTCGGAATCAGCTTCGACCGCTGCCTGTCGGGCGATCTGCGACGCCAGCAACATACGGCCAACAGCGCGCTGGAACAGTTCGCCGCCGTCGGCCTGTCGGTTCCGGTTCTGGAAATCGATTCCGCTTTCAACGAATTCGACGCTGACGCCGTGATCCGCGCCCTGCTGCCGGCCATGTTGCCCGAAGAGCCCGAAGCCCTGGAAATCCTGCGTAACGCCGCGCAAAACCGTGGCGAGTTCCAGCGCATCTTCGCCCTGATCATCGAACGCTGGCTCGCCGGCACCTACGACACGCCGGGGCTGGAAAGCTGGCTGGGTTTCGTCGAGCGGGTCCAGGCCGGGCTGCAGCGGATTCTCGAACAGGCCGACAACACCCAGAAAATCGCGGTGTTCACCTCCGGTGGCACGATCACCGCCCTGCTTCACCTGATTACCCAAATGCCTGCCCGGCAGGCCTTTGAACTGAACTGGCAAATCGTCAACACCTCGCTCAACCAGCTGAAGTTCCGCGGTCGCGAGGTGGCGCTGGCTTCCTTCAACAGTCATGCACACCTGCAACTGCTGAAGGCCCCGGAACTCATCACCTTTCGCTGA
- the sohB gene encoding protease SohB: protein MEFLTEYASFLAKTVTLVIAILVVLASFAALRSKGRRKSAGQLQVSKLNDFYKGLRERLEQTLLDKDQLKALRKGQAKSEKKQKKKPDAKPRVFVLDFDGDIKASATESLRHEITALLTLATPKDEVVLRLESGGGMVHSYGLASSQLARIREAGVPLTVCIDKVAASGGYMMACIGEKIISAPFAILGSIGVVAQLPNVNRLLKKHDIDFEVLTAGEYKRTLTVFGENTEKGREKFQEDLDITHQLFKNFVARYRPQLAIDEVATGEVWLGIAALDKQLVDELKTSDEYLAERAKQSEVYHLHYAERKSLQERIGMAASGSVDRVLLSWWSRLTQQRFW from the coding sequence GTGGAGTTTTTGACTGAATACGCCAGTTTCCTGGCCAAGACCGTAACGCTGGTCATCGCCATTCTGGTGGTGCTGGCGAGTTTTGCTGCGTTGCGCAGCAAGGGCCGGCGCAAATCTGCCGGCCAGTTGCAGGTCAGCAAGCTCAACGATTTCTATAAAGGCCTGCGTGAGCGGCTGGAGCAGACCCTGCTCGACAAGGATCAGCTCAAGGCCTTGCGCAAGGGCCAGGCCAAGTCCGAAAAGAAACAGAAGAAGAAACCCGACGCCAAACCGCGGGTATTCGTGCTGGACTTCGACGGCGACATCAAGGCCTCGGCGACTGAAAGCCTGCGCCACGAGATCACCGCGCTACTGACCCTGGCCACACCGAAGGACGAAGTGGTCCTGCGTCTGGAGAGCGGCGGCGGCATGGTTCACAGCTATGGTCTGGCCTCGTCGCAACTGGCGCGCATCCGGGAAGCCGGCGTGCCGTTGACCGTGTGCATCGACAAGGTCGCGGCGAGCGGCGGCTACATGATGGCGTGCATCGGCGAGAAGATCATCAGCGCGCCGTTTGCGATTCTCGGTTCCATCGGTGTGGTGGCGCAGTTGCCCAACGTCAACCGCCTGCTGAAAAAGCATGACATCGATTTCGAAGTGCTGACCGCTGGCGAATACAAACGCACCCTGACCGTATTCGGCGAAAACACCGAGAAGGGTCGGGAAAAGTTTCAGGAAGACCTGGACATCACCCACCAGCTGTTCAAGAACTTCGTTGCCCGCTATCGCCCGCAACTGGCGATCGACGAAGTCGCCACCGGTGAAGTCTGGCTCGGCATCGCGGCGCTGGACAAGCAACTGGTCGATGAGCTCAAGACCAGCGACGAATACCTGGCCGAGCGTGCCAAACAGTCCGAGGTCTATCACCTGCACTACGCCGAGCGTAAGAGCCTGCAGGAGCGCATCGGCATGGCGGCCAGCGGCTCGGTGGATCGCGTGTTGCTGAGCTGGTGGAGCCGGCTGACCCAACAACGGTTCTGGTGA